One part of the Oncorhynchus kisutch isolate 150728-3 linkage group LG22, Okis_V2, whole genome shotgun sequence genome encodes these proteins:
- the LOC109867769 gene encoding fez family zinc finger protein 1 → MDSALYHSAGIFGTPSASRNLTAGGNMITSTKPLAFSIERIMARTPEPKSIPFPNLFHHTPVGKADPKQALNMTSSSLHCMIPLVPLAYEPGHKLNMNGLDTSHFDASSYNSNELVSIGLNYKNEQPDLSSSVGQYKLFRPRVVNQSSFHAMGAVCYLNCGQSACPPPASIVNIHPMASYFLNTPLQHARQRAFLAEKNKVSHCADRYASGVKDISQTQLHHYMKESAQIISDKLFKGSSKLNSGCPSGKPKVFTCEVCGKVFNAHYNLTRHMPVHTGARPFICKVCGKGFRQASTLCRHKIIHTQEKPHKCNQCGKAFNRSSTLNTHTRIHAGYKPFVCEFCGKGFHQKGNYKNHKLTHSGEKQFKCNICNKAFHQVYNLTFHMHTHNDKKPFTCPTCGKGFCRNFDLKKHMRKLHDLSGSQSPATLATGETD, encoded by the exons ATGGACAGTGCGCTCTACCACTCAGCGGGAATTTTCGGCACCCCCTCGGCTTCTAGAAACTTGACTGCGGGCGGAAACATGATCACCTCCACCAAGCCTCTCGCTTTTTCGATCGAACGGATTATGGCCAGGACGCCCGAGCCAAAGTCGATACCTTTCCCCAACCTGTTCCATCACACTCCGGTGGGCAAAGCGGACCCGAAGCAGGCGCTCAACATGACTTCATCCTCACTGCATTGCATGATACCATTAGTGCCATTGGCATACGAACCGGGTCATAAACTAAATATGAATGGATTAGATACGAGTCACTTTGACGCTTCCTCGTATAATTCAAATGAGTTGGTCAGCATTGGTTTGAACTATAAGAACGAACAACCAGATCTGAGCTCGTCGGTGGGACAATACAAACTTTTTCGACCACGGGTGGTAAACCAGTCATCTTTTCATGCCATGGGGGCTGTGTGCTACCTGAACTGCGGGCAGAGTGCATGCCCACCCCCAGCCAGCATCGTAAACATCCACCCCATGGCCTCCTACTTTCTCAACACTCCACTGCAGCATGCGCGCCAGAGAGCTTTCCTCGCGGAGAAAAATAAAGTGTCTCACTGTGCAGACAGATACGCATCCGGAGTTAAAGACATTTCCCAAACTCAACTCCATCACTACATGAAAGAGAGCGCACAGATTATATCGGACAAACTATTCAAGGGCTCTTCCAAATTGAACAGTGGTTGCCCAAGCGGCAAACCCAAAGTATTCACCTGCGAGGTTTGCGGAAAG GTGTTCAACGCCCACTACAATTTAACGCGCCATATGCCCGTGCACACTGGAGCGAGACCATTCATCTGCAAAGTATGCGGCAAGGGATTTCGACAAGCAAGCACCCTTTGTCGCCACAAAATTATTCATACTCAG GAAAAGCCTCATAAATGCAACCAGTGTGGAAAAGCGTTCAACCGGAGTTCAACTCTTAACACTCACACACGAATCCATGCAGGTTACAAACCCTTCGTCTGTGAGTTCTGCGGCAAAGGATTTCATCAAAAAG GTAATTACAAGAACCACAAATTGACGCACAGCGGGGAGAAACAGTTCAAATGCAACATCTGTAACAAGGCCTTCCACCAAGTGTACAACCTGACGTtccacatgcacacgcacaatGACAAGAAGCCCTTCACGTGCCCGACTTGCGGCAAGGGATTCTGTAGGAACTTTGACCTGAAAAAGCACATGCGAAAACTACACGATCTCTCTGGATCCCAATCCCCTGCCACTCTCGCCACAGGCGAAACTGACTAA